In one Brassica oleracea var. oleracea cultivar TO1000 chromosome C9, BOL, whole genome shotgun sequence genomic region, the following are encoded:
- the LOC106316626 gene encoding spermidine hydroxycinnamoyl transferase-like, with translation MAPIIIRNTYTVVAAEPTWTGRFPLAEWDQVGTITHVPTIYFYDKPPDSFQGNVVETLKNSLSRALFHFYPLAGRIRWLPHCRLELDCNAAGVTLIEAESEAELTDFNNFLGTEELGKLVPQVNYKSPIETIPLFLAQVTTFKCGRISLSVKVSHAVVDGQSALHFLSEWGRIARGESLETVPFLDRRVLWAGEQLPPFASSPQYEGEEFEEPPLLIGETDCVEERKKETVVAMLKLSKSQLQKLRSKVNTSEYADPARGFTRYETVTGHVWRCACKARGHSPEQPTGLVISVDARSRVQPPLPRGYFGNATLDVVAASISGELITNELGFAAGKIRKAIKNVTNEYVMTGIEYLKNHEDLKEFQDIHTLGSTEGPFYGNPNLGLVSWLTLPMYGLDFGWGQEVYMGPGTNDLDGNSLLLLDKNEDGSLILATCQQVVHMEAFKKHFYEDI, from the exons ATGGCTCCCATCATCATAAGGAATACTTACACAGTCGTGGCGGCTGAACCAACGTGGACCGGTCGGTTTCCATTAGCGGAATGGGATCAAGTTGGTACAATAACTCACGTTCCCACCATTTACTTCTATGACAAGCCACCTGACTCGTTCCAAGGCAATGTAGTCGAAACCCTAAAGAACTCATTGAGCCGTGCCCTTTTCCATTTCTACCCTTTGGCCGGCCGTATACGGTGGCTCCCCCACTGCCGGTTAGAGCTCGATTGTAATGCAGCAGGAGTGACACTCATCGAAGCGGAATCGGAGGCAGAGCTTACCGATTTCAACAATTTCTTAGGGACAGAGGAATTGGGGAAACTTGTGCCACAAGTAAACTACAAATCCCCTATCGAAACAATCCCCCTCTTCTTAGCTCAGGTCACCACGTTCAAATGCGGCCGAATAAGCCTCAGCGTCAAAGTTTCACATGCGGTCGTGGATGGACAAAGCGCACTTCACTTCCTGTCGGAGTGGGGAAGAATCGCTCGCGGTGAATCTCTAGAAACCGTTCCATTTCTCGACCGCAGAGTCCTCTGGGCTGGTGAACAGCTTCCGCCGTTTGCCTCATCACCTCAGTACGAAGGTGAAGAGTTTGAAGAGCCGCCGTTACTGATCGGTGAAACGGATTGTGTAGAAGAAAGAAAGAAGGAAACGGTGGTGGCGATGCTAAAGCTGAGCAAGTCTCAGCTTCAGAAGCTTAGAAGTAAAGTGAATACAAGCGAATACGCTGATCCAGCGAGAGGGTTTACAAGGTACGAGACGGTCACGGGACACGTATGGAGGTGCGCTTGCAAAGCACGTGGACACTCGCCAGAGCAACCAACGGGTTTGGTAATCAGTGTAGATGCTCGTAGTAGGGTGCAGCCACCTCTGCCCCGTGGTTACTTTGGCAATGCTACTCTTGATGTGGTCGCAGCAAGCATCTCAG GTGAACTGATAACGAACGAGTTGGGTTTCGCTGCGGGAAAAATCAGGAAAGCTATAAAGAATGTGACCAACGAATACGTGATGACCGGGATAGAGTATCTAAAGAACCACGAGGATCTAAAGGAGTTTCAAGATATACATACCCTGGGAAGCACGGAAGGTCCATTTTATGGGAACCCTAATCTTGGACTTGTGAGCTGGTTAACTCTGCCAATGTACGGTCTTGACTTCGGATGGGGCCAGGAGGTCTACATGGGACCAGGCACGAATGACCTCGATGGGAACTCTTTGCTATTGCTAGATAAAAATGAAGATGGCTCTCTGATTCTTGCGACGTGTCAACAGGTGGTTCACATGGAGGCCTTCAAGAAACACTTTTATGAAGATATATAG
- the LOC106314261 gene encoding uncharacterized protein LOC106314261 produces the protein MGDDDNSQGRDKSLEMKKDIRCLMPSSTNYTVWSMRMKVMLRLYEVWDTIDPGSGLASRAAALGEIMEASKMVKKFLKGLPRTKFIHIVASLEQVLDLNSTGFKDIVGRLKVFEERIKEETQDEGQSKLMFGKNDMQGSGSDNNSRGRGRASDKTMKDYSKVRCWRCDKMGHFVSHFPTRPREEANLTETQEADALYMHEVIFLNEERVFPKRFDECGGNMSIWYLDNGASNHMTGKREFFSNLDESIKGKVKFSDGSNVEIVGKGSITFIEKTGERRALRDIYYISSLKHNIISLGQATEMGCEVNMKEDLLMLKDPRGRLLVQVARQPNRLYKTPMEVEYPKCLQIQETDVTWTSHARLGHVNFGVMKNMVDKEMVVGMPQVIHEKDVSSACLVRKKTRKSFPPKAKYRASHALELVHGVTRHLTASYTLSTKVDEEPGSFKLPHIDVTEEGDGEQEQVAENNDANQDQHVTSRYGRNIRKPKRLVDYILLSEVECGRLLLTIDGEPESYIEAAVIQA, from the exons ATGGGAGACGATGACAATTCTCAAGGACGTGATAAAAGTCTTGAGATGAAGAAGGACATACGATGTCTGATGCCATCATCAACCAACTACACCGTATGGTCGATGCGAATGAAAGTGATGCTTCGTTTATACGAAGTTTGGGATACGATTGATCCAGGGAGCG GCTTAGCATCGAGAGCAGCCGCGTTAGGAGAGATAATGGAAGCATCGAAGATGGTAAAGAAGTTTCTGAAGGGACTTCCAAGAACGAAGTTCATTCACATCGTAGCCTCGTTAGAACAAGTGTTGGATCTAAATTCAACAGGGTTCAAAGATATTGTTGGGAGATTGAAGGTTTTCGAAGAACGCATAAAAGAAGAAACCCAAGATGAAGGTCAATCGAAGCTCATGTTTGGAAAGAATGATATGCAAGGTAGTGGAAGCGATAACAACTCGCGAGGAAGAGGCAGAG CTTCAGACAAGACCATGAAGGACTACTCTAAGGTTAGATGTTGGCGATGCGACAAGATGGGGCACTTCGTGTCACATTTTCCTACACGACCAAGAGAAGAAGCTAACCTAACAGAAACACAAGAAGCAGATGCATTATATATGCATGAAGTAATATTCCTCAACGAAGAGAGAGTGTTTCCTAAGAGGTTTGATGAATGCGGTGGAAATATGAGTATATGGTACCTTGACAATGGTGCAAGTAACCATATGACAGGCAAGAGAGAGTTCTTCTCAAACCTAGATGAGAGCATCAAAGGAAAAGTCAAATTCAGTGATGGATCAAACGTCGAGATTGTTGGGAAAGGCTCGATCACGTTCATCGAAAAAACAGGGGAGAGAAGAGCACTCAGAGATATCTACTACATCTCGAGTCTTAAACACAATATCATAAGTCTTGGACAAGCAACCGAGATGGGTTGTGAGGTTAATATGAAAGAAGACTTACTGATGCTGAAAGATCCCCGTGGAAGGCTATTAGTACAAGTCGCAAGGCAACCAAACCGATTGTACAAGACGCCAATGGAGGTTGAATATCCGAAGTGTCTTCAAATACAAGAAACTGATGTTACATGGACGTCGCATGCGCGGCTAGGACATGTGAACTTTGGAGTCATGAAGAATATGGTAGACAAGGAGATGGTTGTAGGGATGCCTCAGGTGATACACGAGAAAGATGTGTCTAGTGCCTGCTTAGTTAGGAAGAAAACTCGGAAGTCTTTCCCGCCTAAAGCAAAGTATCGAGCATCACACGCATTGGAGTTGGTACATG GTGTAACTAGACATCTCACCGCATCGTATACACTATCAACAAAAGTGGACGAAGAACCAGGATCATTCAAGCTTCCTCATATCGATGTTACGGAAGAAGGAGATG GTGAACAAGAGCAAGTAGCAGAGAACAACGATGCAAACCAAGACCAACATGTAACATCAAGATATGGCCGTAACATCAGAAAACCAAAGCGGTTGGTTGATTACATCCTACTTTCTGAAGTTGAATGTGGCAGACTCTTGCTAACCATCGATGGTGAACCAGAAAGTTACATCGAAGCTGCAGTGATACAAGCTTGA
- the LOC106318959 gene encoding mitochondrial outer membrane import complex protein METAXIN, producing MEGDQDTSDFTLVTRKPCFGLPTACPNCLPAYIYLKLAQLPFQLAFNSTFPDSEELPYFESGTYVAYNNEDGGVIEKLEKDGIVNLDSQLQSLPDYLSLKALIVSWLDEALTYEIWVGTEGASASKIYYSDLPWVIGKVLFYKQTYLTKKRLGLTKENAEQREKLIYKRASEAYEALSTRLGEQKFLFEDRPSSLDAFFLSHMLFTIQVLPETSVLRHKLLEQSNLVRYAERLKSEFLEESSSSPSPPLHSFPSSFSGMGSKTKSKPKAEKSEEEKKFKKRARFFLAAQFLAVVIYVSVMGGVSSDEVEYEDDDY from the exons ATGGAAGGCGATCAAGACACATCTGATTTCACTTTGGTAACGAGGAAGCCTTGCTTCGGTCTTCCAACAGCTTGCCCTAACTGCCTTCCCGCTTACATATACCTCAAACTAGCCCAGCTTCCTTTTCAACTTGCCTTCAATTCCACCTTCCCTGATTCAG AGGAACTGCCATACTTTGAAAGTGGGACATATGTTGCATACAACAATGAAGATGGTGGGGTGATTGAGAAACTGGAGAAAGATGGGATTGTTAATCTTGACTCTCAGCTTCAGTCTCTTCCTGATTATCTATCCTTGAAGGCGCTTATTGTATCGTGGCTGGATGAAGCGCTTACGTATGAGATATGGGTTGGTACAGAGGGAGCATCTGCTTCCAAGATCTACTACTCAGATCTTCCTTGGGTGATCGGCAAGGTCCTGTTCTATAAGCAGACGTATTTGACCAAGAAGCGTTTAGGACTCACCAAAGAAAACGCAGAGCAAAGAGAAAAACTG ATATACAAGAGGGCAAGTGAGGCGTATGAAGCTTTGTCGACTAGGTTAGGCGAGCAGAAGTTTCTCTTTGAAGACAG ACCATCGAGTTTGGATGCTTTCTTTCTATCTCACATGCTTTTTACTATCCAAGTATTACCG GAAACATCAGTGCTTCGGCACAAACTTCTGGAACAAAGTAATCTTGTCAGATATGCTGAGAGACTCAAGTCGGAGTTCCTAGAAGAGTCTTCATCATCTCCTTCCCCTCCCCTTCACTCATTCCCTTCCTCATTTTCAGGAATGG GTTCGAAGACAAAGAGCAAACCAAAGGCAGAAAAGAGCGAAGAGGAGAAAAAATTCAAAAAGAGAGCAAGATTCTTTCTTGCTGCTCAGTTTCTAGCCGTTGTTATTTACGTATCCGTGATGGGAGGAGTTAGTTCCGATGAAGTGGAGTATGAAGATGATGATTATTAG